A segment of the Longimicrobium sp. genome:
GCTGGCCAGCAACAGACGCACAGAGATGACGTCATCCTGAGGCCGGCCACACCGTCGTTGCCTTTGCACGGGCGGTTGCAGGCCGAAGGATCTACAGGCGAGGTCGCACGTGCGCTGCGGGATCGCACGATCGATCCCCGAAGCCGGTATCAGGCGTGTTCGAAAGGTGCTGGGGAAGATGAGCCAATATCAGGTAGTGATCCTCTGGAGTGAAGAGGATTCCGCCTTCCTCGCCGTCGCTCCGGAACTGCCTGGATGCATGGCTCACGGCGCGACGCGTGACGAAGCGCTCCAGATGGTGGAGCAAGCAATGGAACTCTGGCTGGATGTAGCTCGCCTGCATGGCGACCGGATTCCGCTTCCCGCGAAGCGCCGCATCGCGTGGTCATCTCACGCGGAGAAGGGTTTGTGATATCGAATCCGGGAGATCGGTGCAATCCGGAAGCACACGTGCGACCTCGCCTATGGATCCTTCGGCCTGCTACCGCTCGTACGGGGGCAACGACGGTGTGGCCGGCCTCAGGATGACGTCTCTCTGTGTGTTTGTGGCCGAGATCAGCTTCAGAACGGCTTGACAGGCGCCGCGCCCGTTGGGACGCGGCGCTGTTTGCTTCAGCGGCTGAAGAACGTCGAGATGGCCATGCCGTCCGGCGAGGCGCCCGTCGGCAAGGTACGGACGACGGCGAGGAGCTGCAGGTCGATGACGGCGACCTGGCCGTTGGCCATGGTGGGGACGTAGGCGGTGCGGCCGTCGGCGGAGAAGATGGCGCCGCCGGGGGTGTTGGGGACGGCCACCGTGGTCTCGCGCATCGTGACGGTGTCGATGACGCGGACCAGGTCGAGCTCGGGGGCGGGGATGAGCGCGCGGCGGCCGTCGGGCGAGAGGGCGACGCGGTAGGCGTGGCCCGGCGTGGAGATGGCGGCCACGCGCGCGCCGGTGGCGGTGTCGAACACGTAGGTGCTGTCGAGCGCCATGCTCGCGGCCCAGATGCGCCGCCCGTCGGGCGAGAGCGCGGCGCCCTCGGAGCCCGGCCCCACCTGGATGGTGCGGGCCGGGCTCTTCGTCCGCACGTCCAGCTCGGTGACGGTGCCGGAGCCCACGTTGGCGGTCCAGACCTTCCCACCGCCGGGCGCAACCGCCAGAATGTGCGTGCCCTGCTGCGCCGTCGGCATCACGCCGCGCAGCTCGCCGCCGGGGAAGGCGACGAGAAGGACGCCACGGCTGGTCTCCGACGTGACCGCCAGGAGCGAGTCGCCGGGGAGGAAGGCGATGCCGTGCGGGCGCGTGTGCGGGGCGAGGTCGATCGTGCGCGCGACGGTCCGGGTGGAGACGTCGATGACCGTCAGCGCGTGGCCCACCGCCGCCCGGTCGCCATAGTTGGTGGCCACGGCCCAGCGCCCGTCGCGGGTCACCGCGACCTCGTGCGGCGCGGGCGCGGACGGCAGCGCGGCCAGGGTGCGGCCGGTGGCGACCTCGACCAGGTGCACGGTGGCGTCGCCCTGGTTGGCGACGACGAGGACGTCGCCGCGCGGAGGCTGGGCGGGCGCGGTGTCGGGCGACGCGGCGAGGGCGGCGGCGAGAA
Coding sequences within it:
- a CDS encoding type II toxin-antitoxin system HicB family antitoxin, with protein sequence MSQYQVVILWSEEDSAFLAVAPELPGCMAHGATRDEALQMVEQAMELWLDVARLHGDRIPLPAKRRIAWSSHAEKGL